The Fibrobacter sp. UWB11 genome includes the window TACGCTGATATCATCAAATGGGAATATGATGAAAACGGAAAACCCCAAAAATATGTGCAATTCGAGGAACATTTTATTAGACCGCTCCCGTTCGTATTTATCCCGCTACAGTCGGAATCAAGAAACGAGGTCGTAAGGTACGTGTTTGCCTACGATGATGCCGGTCAATTGATTTCGATAACGGATGAAAGCGAAGATGAAATTCAGAAGGTACGGAATACATACCCGTATGGATTGCATCGGGTTGTCTATTCGAAGGGGAAACTCGAAAAAATCAAAGAGTGTAAAGAGCCGGAGAATCCGCAAGAATAAAAAATGTCAATTTTTTGAGGGGTGCCATTTGGCGCCCCTTTTTCTATCTTTGGGCGCATGGAATTCAAGCGCTTTGAAGCTCTGATTGAGATGTTTCCGCAGGTGCAAATTTTCAGCACTGAGGGCGAAGATCTTGACCGAGTCATTACTCATTTTTTGAATCAACGTAAAAATGTCTCCACGATGTCGGAGGCTATGCAACGTAAAATCCAGCAGGCGTTGGCCCCGTTCTTCCAGCAGCGTTTTATCAGCTTGCATGATGCGGAAGCCCCGTTGGTGCGCAACCTGCTTTTGGACAAGAAGTTCTTTTTGCAGACGGACCGCTACATTGACGATATGGCGTGGCCGCTGACCGACCCCGAAAAGCTTGGCGAAGCTTTGAACATCGCTGACCTTGCCGAAGGGATTCTCGATCGTAAATTGTTGAGCCTTTCGAATGGTGAGTTGCGCCGAGTGCTCTTGGCCCGCATGTGGATGGAAAAGCCGGAATGGGTTTATTTCAATGACTTGTTTGGCGGACTTGATCCGGAGTACCGTGCGCATTTGGCAGGCTGCGTTGCTGACCTTGCAAAGCGCCCTGGCTTGAATGTTGTGGTGCGCCTCGCTCGCGAAGATGAACTGCTCCCGGAAATTCCGGCGTTTGTTTATGCGGACAAGACGTTCACGCAGTATGCGGGTGAACTCCCAAAAGCCGCTGCAACTCCGAAGTTCAAAAAAGCAGAACTCAAGGATTACGAAATTGTTGATTTGAGAGGCGGCGCGCATTGTCATCCTGAGCAAACGAAGTGCGTCGAAGGATCTCAAAAAGCTTTGGATTCTTCGACTTCGCCTAACGGCTCCGCTCAGAATGACACGGATGCTGAAATCCTCTTTGACCTTAAGCACGTGAATGTTCGTTTTGGCGACACGGATGTGCTCAAGGATTTGAACTGGACGGTCCACAAGGGTGAACATTGGGCCGTGATGGGCGAGAATGGTGCTGGCAAGAGTACGCTTTTGGGCTTGCTTACTGCTGACCATCCGCAGATTTACAACAACGACATTACGCTCCTCGGTGAACGCCCGGGGCATGGTCTTAACATTTGGGATCACAAAGCAAAGCTTGGTTTCTTCTCTCCAGAAATGGCACTCCAGTATCGCGAAGACTTGAGCCTTTTGGATGTGCTTTGCACGGGCTTTACGCCGAACCTCTGCCGTGCCGAAAACATCACATGGGAAGAGAAGGCGAAGGCGCGCGAATGGCTTACGTATTTGGGCTTTGAAGATACTTCGATTTCTATCCGTAAGATTTCACCGATTGACAAACGCTTGGTGCTGATGGCTCGTGCTGCAATCCGCCCGCCGAAAGTGCTGTTGCTTGACGAACCGACGCAAGGTCTTAAAGGCGAATATCGCGAAAAGTTGTTCCACCTGTTGCAATTGCTTTCAACGGAAACGACGCTCATCTTGGTGAGCCATTATGAAGAAGAATGGCCGCCCTGCATGACACATCTCCTTCGCATGCCGAAGTTCTCGTTGTAGTAGGTTGCTTTAAAAAGGTCCCGAAATGAATTATTTATACGTGGCAATCGGTGGTGCTCTCGGTAGCGTATTGCGTTACTTCCTCTCATTGGTGATTCCCAAGGTTGCGGGATTCCCGTGGCCGACCTTTGTCGCAAATGTCTTGGGTTGCCTTTGCATTGGAATTTTTTCGGGACTCTTCCTTAAATGCGGTAGCTTGTCGCCAAACCTCAAACTCTTTTTGGTGACGGGCTTTTGCGGCGGCTTTACGACGTTCAGCACTTTTGCAAACGAGAACCTTGCTCTCCTCCAAAGCGGAAAAGTCGGAATGTTCGCTGCATACGCACTTGCTAGCTTTGTACTTGGTGTTGCCGCCTGCGCTGCAGGCTTTTATATCGCAGGATTCAATCGTTAAATAGTTTGTTAAAATTTACAAACATGCGTGCTTTTTTATAACGTTAGATGTATTTTGTAAATTAATCATAATTTGATTGTAGAATACAAAATAACATTCTTAAAATAACGTTTCATAAGGAGTGCGTGATGGCAAAAGCTGCTAAAAAAGTTCTACTTCTCTGTGGTGATTTTACCGAAGACTACGAAACGATGGTTCCGTTCCAGTCTATGTCCATGCTTGGCTATCAGGTAGATGCCGTGTGCCCTGACAAGAAGGCTGGCGAAACTGTTGCTACTGCAATCCATGATTTCTTGGGCGAACAGACTTATTCTGAATCTCGAGGCCATAACTTTGCCCTTACGGCAGATTTCGATGCAGTGAATGTTAAGGATTACGAAGGCCTGTTCATTACGGGCGGTCGAGCTCCGGAATACATTCGCTTGAATCCGCAGGTCATCAAGATTGTGAAGGAATTTTTCAAGGCCAAGAAACCTGTGGCTGCTATTTGCCATGGTCCGCAGGTGCTTGCTGCTGCGGGCGTGCTGAAAGGATACAAGGCTACGGCTTATCCTGCTGTTGGCCCAGATATTACTCTTGCTGGCGGTAAGTATGAGGCTGTGAATGTTGACGAAGCTGTTGTGGACCGCAACTTGGTTACGGCACCGGCATGGCCTGGCGACACTGCTATTGTTCGCGAATTCGTGAAACTCATGGGTGCAAAAATCAAGATTTAATTTTTGCGCGCTTTTGTATTTTCATGGCGCAGAAAAAAAATGTTTTCTCCAAAATGACATGTACCATCGGTATATGTCTTTTTTGTTTTGTGAAAAAGTCTAAATTTCCGTCAAGAAAATCACTTCTTACAGTCTACTTCTAACAGCCTATGCAACTGAATGAACAAAATATTTTAAGTGCTTTGCGTGCAGTCCAAGATCCAGACTTGCACAAGAATATTGTAGAACTAAACTTTGTTCAAAACCTAAAAATTGAAGGCACTAAGGTTTCTTTCGATTTGCGTCTCACGACCCCGGCATGCCCGATTCGCGACCGTTTCAAGGACCAGTGCATTGCCATCGTGAAAAGCCTTGGTGCAACCGAAGTTGAAGTCTCGCTCACTTCTTCGCAGGGTCGCGTGGGCGAAGACAATTCCGCTGCAAAGGCTCCGCAGAATTCGCACATTGGCGAAGTTGCGCATGTGGTTGCAGTGGCGAGTGGCAAGGGCGGTGTGGGCAAATCGACCGTGACGGCGAACCTCGCTATGGCGCTCAGCCTTTCTGGTGCTCGCGTGGGAATTCTCGATGCGGATATTTACGGCCCCTCCATGGGTCTCATGTTTGGCATTGACAAGGCGCCTGAAGTTTTCGAAGACAATACGATTGCTCCTGTCGAAGCGAAGGGTGGCATTAGCATCGTCTCGATGTGCATGTTTGCAGACTCCGATAAGGCGACCATCTGGCGTGGACCGATGGTTTCGCAAATGATCCAGCACTTCATTCACCATGTGCGTTGGGGCAAACTCGACTATCTCCTTGTGGATTTTCCTCCAGGAACCGGTGATATCCAGCTGACGCTCACGCAGAATTGCCCGATGGCAGGTGCGGTTGTCGTGACGACTCCGCAGGAGGTGGCTCTCGCGGACTGCCGTAAGGGGCTTGCCATGTTCGATAACGTGGGCGTTCCTGTGATTGGCGTCGTCGAAAACATGAGCTATTTCATTTGTGATGAGTGCGGCAAGCATCACAATATTTTCCCTGCGGGTGGCGGTCAGAAAATTGCTGAAAAATGGGGCGTGCCGCTTATTGGCAAGGTCCCGCTAGAACCTGCTGTTGCGGGTTGCGGCGATGAAGGTACTCCTGCTGTGCTCCGTTATCCGAACTCCGAATCGGCGAAGGTCTTTATGGATACGGCAGAAACTGTAGTCCGCACTCTTGCCGTGTTTGAATCCGAAGGCGATGGAGTCCTCAAAAACTTCAATTACGATTTCGAACAGCTACCTGTGGAGGAAGTATGATCCAGCCAAAGAAAGTTTTCAGAACAAAAGAGGGCAAACTTGGCTTTGAATGGAACGATGGAACTCGCACCGCATGCGATGTCCGCAAACTCCGCTTAGCTTGTCCGTGTGCGCTCTGCGTTGATGAACATACAGGCGAAAAGCTCTTGGACGAATCAACAGTTCCCTTGGATGTAAAGCTTGAACATATCCAGTCGATTGGCCGCTATGCAGTGGGGCTCTCTTTTAGCGATGGACATCGTTCGGGAATTTACCCGTATGATAAACTCAAGGAATTGACGAAATCTGCATAAAAAACCATATTTTAAACTGTCGATGGCGGTTTGTCCAAGACAAAAGGTGTTGTTTTTATGAGTGATTTTAACGAAGCTCTTTATTTTCGTGACTTGAATAGGTATCCTACGCTGACTCCGCAGGAGGAATCGGCGCTGTTGAAAATCATCAAGAACGGTGAAACCGAAGAAATTCGAAAGTCTGCCTTGCAGCGCCTTATCCGTGGTAACTTGCGATTTGTGGTGAGTGTTGCCCGCAAGTACCAAGGTCGTGGCCTTTCCCTTTTGGATTTGATTAACGAAGGTAACCTCGGTCTTTTCAAGGCGGCTAAGCGCTTTGATATGGACAAGGACGTGAAGTTTATCAGCTACGCCGTGTGGTGGATCCGTCAGTCTATCCAGAAGGCTTTGTTCGAACAGGTGGGCGCAGTCCGCATTCCGCCTAACAAGCTTGCTCTTGTAAATCGCTTCAAGCGCGCCTTGATGCAGAACGGCGGTGACTACGACAAGACCATCTCGATGGAAGAATTTGCTCCGTACGAACGCGACATCGTCGAAGTCATGGAAAAGATTGTTGATATTTCGCTCGATGCTCCGATTGGCGACGATGCCGGTGTTTCCAGTGCCGACTCCGTGAGTACGCTTATGGACGTGCTCGGTAGCGATGGCAATCAGGACGAGGACATGGAACGCGAAGAGCGCAAAAAGCTCATTCAGGAAACGCTTTCGTCCCTCCCGCAGCGTGAAGAAGAAATCCTCCGCATGTTCTATGGTCTCGATACCGTCGAAGATACGACCCTCAAGGACATTGGCGAAGATTTGAAACTGAGCCGTGAACGTGTCCGCCAGATCAAGAACAAGACTTTGCGCCGCTTGCAGAAGAGCAAGGAGCACAAAGAAAAACTGGCTGACTTTTTGGAAATTTAATTAGAACTCTAAATAGGGATTCTGATGGCGACAACCTCATCTGCTTCTCGCACTGCAGCGTACCTTTTTCTGTTTTGTTTCTTTGGGGCGCTGATTGCGTATGGTGGGTACAAACTTTACAATAAATATGGTCCCTCAAAAATTGTAGTGGGGGAAATCCCGTTCGGACTTGAATCTGGCACGTCTGTGCTGAATGGAGATGCTCCGAACTTCAAAGCCGATGTCGAAAGGCTCCCGGTGCAGGCTCAAGCCGAATTCCGCCGTGCAGGTGAACTCTCTCGTAGCGGGGCGACTAAGGCCGCTTATGAAATTTACGATGCGCTTGTACTTTTGTACCCGAATGTCGATGCTGCTGTTTGGGGCGAAGTCAATACGTTATTCCACATGGATTCCGTAACGGAAGTGATGCGCGACCGTGCCGAACTGTTGATCGGGCGCCTGATGGCTCGTTACCCCAATACGGGAATCAGTTTTTATCTCGATAGCCGCAAGTCGCTCCTTGCTGGGAATTTGACCGTTGCCGTTGAACTTGCAAAAATGGCAAGCAACCGCTCTCCGTCTATTTACGAAATCAGACTGTGGTATGCGGAACTCCTGCTCAAGAATGGAAACATGAGGGAAGCCGCAGGCGAATGTCGCGCCGCCATCAGTCTTTCTTCGGGCGATTCGCAACGTGCATTTGAACTTTTGGCCAAGATTTATCATGACGAAGGCGTGCTCGATAGTGCAGCCCTTGTTATCGATTATGCTTTGACGCAGTTCCCGCTTTCGTCGGATTTGCTTTTGTTGCGTGGACATCTTGCCGAATACAATGGCAAGTTCGATGAGGCCGAAAAGACGTACCAGCGTATTATTGCGTTCCGTCCCGATTTTGAAAAGGCCCGCCGCGCCATGGCGACGATTGGTGAAAAGACTCCTCCCGGCAAGAACGGAATGTACGCGGGGTCTTCTAGGGATCGTGCTCAGGTTGCATGCGACATTCTCGCTCCGCTCGTAGAACGTTACCCGGAAAACTTGCCGCTCCGCGAAGCGCTTGGCATCGCTTATACTAAAGGCCACATGTTCGATATGGCTCGCCGCGAGTTCAACTACATCCTCAAGAACGACCCGGAATACCCGGACATCAAGGCTCGCATCAGTGAACTTGAACAAGTCCGCAGGGCCGCCATTGAAGAATACAATAACGGCCTTACCGCTAACTTGAACCGCGCTGTGGATAGCCTTCGTGAAAACATGATGCCCGAAAAGAAACATGACTTCTCGACGAAATTGGGCCATTATCTTGTTCGTTACGGTGCATCTTCGCAGGAATTCTTTAGAAAGTATTCTCCGGCTAATTTTAAACAAGTGAAACGTTTTGTGTGGCAGGAATCCTTCTATGAAAATCCTTACCACCATACCTATACGGTCGTCTTTGATTCGTTGAACCGCTTTAAGGAAGTTCATGTGGTTGTTTTTGATTCCGCATCGAATTCTAACCATTTGGGGGTTGCTCCTGAGATTTTCTCTCGTCTTCTCAAGCAGAATTCCAGAATTTCGGGAATCGGCAATAACACCGGTGAAACGGATTGTGGAAACGGCGTTGTCTTGGATGCAGCCGTTTGGGAAACCCGCGATAACTTCGAAATTTTGGCCCGCATTGTCGGAAAACCGGCCGAAGTTCGCATGGTTCGCCTCGATCGCAAAACTTTGCCCCCGTCAGGCATGAAACTTTGCGATTATCTGCCGCTTCTTATGGAATTTTAGCTCGCAATTATCTATTTTGTAGCTATATGTTCCGTGGTCGTTTTTTTGCTTTAGTTTTGTTTGCTGCGTTGTTGGAAGGTTGCACTTGCTGCGCCTACTTGAATCACATGTTCAATGCAGAGCGGCTATATGACGAAGCGACCGAACTCCGTACTGCGCGTTTGGATAGCGTCCCCGACGAAACTCAGTCTTACCCGGGCAGCGAAGAATCCCAGAAGTACGAAAAAATCATCGAAAAAGGCTCCCGTGTGTTGGAACGCTTCCCCAAAAACAAGAAGCGCACCGCCGAGGCCGTTTTCCTCATTGCGGAGTCTTACAGACATAAGGCCGATTGGCCCAAGGCTATCACCAAGTACGATGAATACGAACGTTATTTTGCCGATAACGATTCTATGCGCGCCGTAGAATACCAGCGTGCCTATTGCCTTTATCGTAACCAGGAATTCAATATCAGCCGTTTTGCGCTGGAACCCGTAGTTGCCGATAAGAACCACCCTTACTATTTTCAGGGTTTGAACCTCCTTTCGCTTTTGGATGAAAAATCTGAAGCGCCCGAGCAGGCGATTGCCGCTTTGGAAGCCGTGCTTGCCGATACAAGCGGAACTCCGTACATGAAGGGCAAGGCTCATTTCCGTTTGGCCGGGCTCTACTTCAAGATGGAAAATTGGGAAAAGGCCCACCATCATTATAATGCCAAGGAAATCGAAAACTTGAACGATCGCGAACGCCAGACGGCGGGCGAGCAGTCGGCGGAATGCCTTGTGAACTCGAAGGAATACCTCAAGGCCGCAGACGAATTCAAGCAACTGTACAAGAACGATGCTTATGAAAAGCAACGTGCAATTTACCTGGTCCGTATAGGTGAAACAACGCTTTGGGCCGGTCGCAAAGCCGATGCCTACGTGATTTTCAATAAGGTCAATACGGAGTATCCCAAGACGGAACCTTCTTCGCGCAGTTACTTTAACATGGGCGATTATGAACAGACCAAGACGCTGAATTACGACCTTGCCATGTCTTATTACGACAGCAGTTATATTGCAAGATCAATTAGCGAATATGGTAGAAAGTCCCGTGAACGTCGCTATGCATTGAGAAGCCTTGTTTCGATGCGTGACCGCAACGAGGAAATTCTCCAAAGCAAAGATTCTGTCCCCAATATGAAGTCGTTCTTCAAGAATGAGTTTATGATTGCGGAACTCTTTTTGCTCAAGCTTTCCGAAGCGGATAGCGCCCTTGCAAGGCTTACGAACGTGATTGAAAAGTCCGACGACACGGCAAGCGTGATGCGTGCTTCTTATGCACGAGCTTTTATCTATGATGAATTTTTGCATGATCCGGATACGGCCGAAGAACTGTACAAGGAAATCATCGAGAAATACCCGAATACGGATTACGCTAAGCAGGCCCAGGCAAATATTGGCATGCGCGTGACAATGAAAACGCGTGAAGACGAAGCTCGTGACCGTTACATGGAGGCTGAAAGCCTGTGGACGGTGGCTTCGGAAATGCCGGTGAACAAGATGGAGCTGGTGGACTCCGCTTATGCGACTGCATTCTATGCGTTTGACAATGTCTATAAGGACTATCCGCAGACTCAGTCCGGTGTGCAGGCTCTTTACATGAAGGCCGTTTATTTCCAGATGAATCCTGAAAGATTGGATAGCGCTGCTGCGATTTATCGATATCTTCGCGATCATCATGGTCAGACCGCTTGGGGCAAGCAGGCTGCTTACGTGCTTAATACGCGCCTTACGACAACGGATGATGACCTTGCCAAATTGCGCAAGCGTACTGCCAAAACTATTGAGAATTTGGATAGAAATTCTGCTAGATATTACGAAGAATTGAATGCCAAGCCCGAAGAAAAGAAGGCTGAAATCATAAGCAAAGAAGACGAAATCCTCGAGAATACATATAACAGCATGTACGATTTTGAATAAGGGTTGTATGCATTCTCTCCGTTTTGTCGTAATTCTTTTGTGTGTCATGTTCGCCTTTTCGGGGTGCAGTGGCGCCACTCACCGCAAAGGGTATACCCGCGTTACAAAAGCATCTCGAGTTCAGGAAAAGGCCGAAATAGGTTATACCTTTTCGGGTGATGCTAGTTTTTACGGTAAGGGGTTTGATGGCAAGAAAACTGCAAGTGG containing:
- a CDS encoding DJ-1/PfpI family protein; its protein translation is MAKAAKKVLLLCGDFTEDYETMVPFQSMSMLGYQVDAVCPDKKAGETVATAIHDFLGEQTYSESRGHNFALTADFDAVNVKDYEGLFITGGRAPEYIRLNPQVIKIVKEFFKAKKPVAAICHGPQVLAAAGVLKGYKATAYPAVGPDITLAGGKYEAVNVDEAVVDRNLVTAPAWPGDTAIVREFVKLMGAKIKI
- a CDS encoding tetratricopeptide repeat protein yields the protein MATTSSASRTAAYLFLFCFFGALIAYGGYKLYNKYGPSKIVVGEIPFGLESGTSVLNGDAPNFKADVERLPVQAQAEFRRAGELSRSGATKAAYEIYDALVLLYPNVDAAVWGEVNTLFHMDSVTEVMRDRAELLIGRLMARYPNTGISFYLDSRKSLLAGNLTVAVELAKMASNRSPSIYEIRLWYAELLLKNGNMREAAGECRAAISLSSGDSQRAFELLAKIYHDEGVLDSAALVIDYALTQFPLSSDLLLLRGHLAEYNGKFDEAEKTYQRIIAFRPDFEKARRAMATIGEKTPPGKNGMYAGSSRDRAQVACDILAPLVERYPENLPLREALGIAYTKGHMFDMARREFNYILKNDPEYPDIKARISELEQVRRAAIEEYNNGLTANLNRAVDSLRENMMPEKKHDFSTKLGHYLVRYGASSQEFFRKYSPANFKQVKRFVWQESFYENPYHHTYTVVFDSLNRFKEVHVVVFDSASNSNHLGVAPEIFSRLLKQNSRISGIGNNTGETDCGNGVVLDAAVWETRDNFEILARIVGKPAEVRMVRLDRKTLPPSGMKLCDYLPLLMEF
- a CDS encoding tetratricopeptide repeat protein; this translates as MFRGRFFALVLFAALLEGCTCCAYLNHMFNAERLYDEATELRTARLDSVPDETQSYPGSEESQKYEKIIEKGSRVLERFPKNKKRTAEAVFLIAESYRHKADWPKAITKYDEYERYFADNDSMRAVEYQRAYCLYRNQEFNISRFALEPVVADKNHPYYFQGLNLLSLLDEKSEAPEQAIAALEAVLADTSGTPYMKGKAHFRLAGLYFKMENWEKAHHHYNAKEIENLNDRERQTAGEQSAECLVNSKEYLKAADEFKQLYKNDAYEKQRAIYLVRIGETTLWAGRKADAYVIFNKVNTEYPKTEPSSRSYFNMGDYEQTKTLNYDLAMSYYDSSYIARSISEYGRKSRERRYALRSLVSMRDRNEEILQSKDSVPNMKSFFKNEFMIAELFLLKLSEADSALARLTNVIEKSDDTASVMRASYARAFIYDEFLHDPDTAEELYKEIIEKYPNTDYAKQAQANIGMRVTMKTREDEARDRYMEAESLWTVASEMPVNKMELVDSAYATAFYAFDNVYKDYPQTQSGVQALYMKAVYFQMNPERLDSAAAIYRYLRDHHGQTAWGKQAAYVLNTRLTTTDDDLAKLRKRTAKTIENLDRNSARYYEELNAKPEEKKAEIISKEDEILENTYNSMYDFE
- the crcB gene encoding fluoride efflux transporter CrcB; protein product: MNYLYVAIGGALGSVLRYFLSLVIPKVAGFPWPTFVANVLGCLCIGIFSGLFLKCGSLSPNLKLFLVTGFCGGFTTFSTFANENLALLQSGKVGMFAAYALASFVLGVAACAAGFYIAGFNR
- a CDS encoding RNA polymerase sigma factor RpoD/SigA, producing MSDFNEALYFRDLNRYPTLTPQEESALLKIIKNGETEEIRKSALQRLIRGNLRFVVSVARKYQGRGLSLLDLINEGNLGLFKAAKRFDMDKDVKFISYAVWWIRQSIQKALFEQVGAVRIPPNKLALVNRFKRALMQNGGDYDKTISMEEFAPYERDIVEVMEKIVDISLDAPIGDDAGVSSADSVSTLMDVLGSDGNQDEDMEREERKKLIQETLSSLPQREEEILRMFYGLDTVEDTTLKDIGEDLKLSRERVRQIKNKTLRRLQKSKEHKEKLADFLEI
- a CDS encoding DUF971 domain-containing protein; its protein translation is MIQPKKVFRTKEGKLGFEWNDGTRTACDVRKLRLACPCALCVDEHTGEKLLDESTVPLDVKLEHIQSIGRYAVGLSFSDGHRSGIYPYDKLKELTKSA
- a CDS encoding ATP-binding cassette domain-containing protein, translated to MEFKRFEALIEMFPQVQIFSTEGEDLDRVITHFLNQRKNVSTMSEAMQRKIQQALAPFFQQRFISLHDAEAPLVRNLLLDKKFFLQTDRYIDDMAWPLTDPEKLGEALNIADLAEGILDRKLLSLSNGELRRVLLARMWMEKPEWVYFNDLFGGLDPEYRAHLAGCVADLAKRPGLNVVVRLAREDELLPEIPAFVYADKTFTQYAGELPKAAATPKFKKAELKDYEIVDLRGGAHCHPEQTKCVEGSQKALDSSTSPNGSAQNDTDAEILFDLKHVNVRFGDTDVLKDLNWTVHKGEHWAVMGENGAGKSTLLGLLTADHPQIYNNDITLLGERPGHGLNIWDHKAKLGFFSPEMALQYREDLSLLDVLCTGFTPNLCRAENITWEEKAKAREWLTYLGFEDTSISIRKISPIDKRLVLMARAAIRPPKVLLLDEPTQGLKGEYREKLFHLLQLLSTETTLILVSHYEEEWPPCMTHLLRMPKFSL
- a CDS encoding Mrp/NBP35 family ATP-binding protein, which codes for MQLNEQNILSALRAVQDPDLHKNIVELNFVQNLKIEGTKVSFDLRLTTPACPIRDRFKDQCIAIVKSLGATEVEVSLTSSQGRVGEDNSAAKAPQNSHIGEVAHVVAVASGKGGVGKSTVTANLAMALSLSGARVGILDADIYGPSMGLMFGIDKAPEVFEDNTIAPVEAKGGISIVSMCMFADSDKATIWRGPMVSQMIQHFIHHVRWGKLDYLLVDFPPGTGDIQLTLTQNCPMAGAVVVTTPQEVALADCRKGLAMFDNVGVPVIGVVENMSYFICDECGKHHNIFPAGGGQKIAEKWGVPLIGKVPLEPAVAGCGDEGTPAVLRYPNSESAKVFMDTAETVVRTLAVFESEGDGVLKNFNYDFEQLPVEEV